A region of Chitinophagales bacterium DNA encodes the following proteins:
- a CDS encoding OmpA family protein, whose product MNLKSVLLLFALIFYIILCSRYYVCDIKNLCPESDSSIHEQSFPLRFFKNSHAYVLGNFDIYSDSIIQLSKFNNIEIVGYYSSDEVNHSEYENLGLARANVLKQLLINRGLDSNKISVFSHSQQLEFTDSLSIATMVDKAVELDLNSEAVQIVTHHGISEVYFPSNSDSEIKSEVLESFLNELVQTSIGKKIKLVGHTDNLGDEESNQILSLNRTHTVRDRLIKLGIPEDKIECEGKGSSAPKVNNSTPENRSLNRRVEVIIL is encoded by the coding sequence ATGAATTTAAAGAGTGTATTGCTTCTTTTCGCTCTCATATTTTATATCATTTTATGTAGTAGATATTACGTTTGTGACATTAAAAATCTGTGTCCCGAGTCTGATAGTTCAATTCATGAACAGTCTTTTCCATTAAGGTTTTTTAAGAATTCTCATGCTTATGTTTTAGGAAATTTTGATATTTATTCAGATTCTATAATTCAGTTGAGTAAATTCAATAATATTGAAATTGTAGGTTATTATTCTAGTGACGAGGTGAATCATTCTGAATATGAAAATTTAGGTTTGGCTAGAGCAAATGTCTTAAAACAGCTCCTAATAAATCGTGGACTTGATTCTAATAAAATTAGCGTTTTTAGTCATAGTCAGCAACTTGAATTCACAGATAGCTTAAGTATAGCTACTATGGTAGATAAAGCTGTAGAGTTAGATTTAAATAGTGAAGCGGTGCAGATTGTTACCCATCACGGTATTTCGGAGGTTTATTTCCCTTCGAACTCAGATAGTGAAATAAAAAGTGAGGTGCTAGAATCTTTTTTGAACGAATTAGTTCAAACATCCATTGGTAAAAAGATAAAATTGGTAGGGCATACAGATAATCTAGGGGATGAAGAATCGAATCAGATCTTATCCTTAAATAGAACACATACTGTGCGAGATCGTCTGATAAAACTGGGTATACCTGAAGACAAAATAGAATGCGAGGGAAAAGGTTCAAGTGCCCCTAAGGTAAATAACTCTACACCTGAAAATCGCTCACTAAATAGACGAGTAGAGGTAATTATTCTTTAA
- a CDS encoding acyl-CoA carboxylase subunit beta yields MNAFEKLEHYRKLAQQGGGEKRIESQHKKGKLTARERIEILLDPSSFEEIGMFVEHRCTDFEMQNEKYLGDGVVTGHGTIDGRLVYVFSQDFTVFGGSLSETHAEKICKIMDLAVQNGSPIIGLNDSGGARIQEGVSSLGGYADIFWRNTKASGVIPQISAIMGPCAGGAVYSPAITDFIFMVEKTSYMFVTGPNVVKTVTHEDITSEELGGADTHSGISGVTHFKAPNEVECLSMIRKLVSYLPQNCEDTAFQNEFSIGNESREKLDTLIPASPNQPYDMHDVIEGIIDQDSFFEVHKDWAENIICGFSRIGGRSVGIVANQPSSLAGVLDINSSRKAARFVRFCDAFNIPLLTLVDVPGFLPGKDQEWQGIITNGAKLLFAFSEATVPKITVITRKAYGGAYDVMNSKHIGADVNLAWPSAEIAVMGAKGAAEIIFKNEINASNDKEATWKEKENEYTETFANPYKAAARGFIDEVIFPRETRLKVIKAFTMLENKVVNLPKKKHDNIPL; encoded by the coding sequence ATGAACGCATTTGAAAAACTAGAACATTACAGGAAACTCGCTCAGCAAGGAGGAGGAGAGAAACGCATAGAATCTCAGCATAAGAAAGGAAAACTTACTGCACGGGAGCGCATAGAGATACTTCTAGATCCAAGTTCTTTTGAGGAAATAGGTATGTTTGTTGAGCACCGGTGCACGGATTTCGAAATGCAAAATGAGAAGTATCTCGGAGATGGCGTAGTGACTGGTCATGGGACTATTGATGGGCGTTTAGTTTATGTATTTTCTCAAGATTTTACGGTATTCGGAGGTTCACTTTCGGAGACACATGCAGAGAAAATATGTAAAATCATGGATTTGGCAGTTCAGAATGGATCACCGATTATCGGTTTGAATGATAGCGGAGGTGCGCGTATACAAGAAGGTGTGAGTTCCTTAGGGGGGTATGCAGATATTTTTTGGAGAAATACCAAAGCCAGTGGCGTGATACCTCAGATATCAGCTATCATGGGGCCATGTGCAGGCGGTGCGGTCTATTCTCCAGCTATTACGGATTTTATTTTTATGGTGGAGAAGACCAGTTATATGTTTGTAACAGGTCCTAATGTCGTAAAAACCGTTACCCATGAAGATATCACAAGTGAAGAATTGGGTGGTGCTGATACCCATTCAGGCATAAGTGGGGTAACTCATTTTAAAGCACCGAATGAGGTTGAGTGTTTAAGCATGATTCGAAAATTGGTAAGTTATCTGCCTCAGAATTGTGAAGATACAGCTTTTCAAAATGAGTTTAGTATAGGGAATGAGTCGCGAGAAAAACTTGACACGCTCATACCAGCTAGTCCCAATCAGCCATATGATATGCACGATGTTATTGAAGGAATCATTGATCAAGATTCTTTTTTTGAAGTTCATAAAGACTGGGCAGAAAATATAATTTGTGGATTTAGTAGAATAGGTGGACGCAGTGTGGGTATTGTAGCTAACCAACCTAGCAGTTTGGCAGGGGTCTTAGACATTAATTCGAGCAGAAAAGCGGCACGTTTCGTTCGTTTCTGCGATGCATTTAATATTCCTTTATTGACCCTAGTCGATGTTCCTGGATTTCTTCCAGGTAAAGATCAGGAGTGGCAGGGGATTATCACGAATGGAGCTAAATTGCTTTTTGCATTCAGTGAAGCGACAGTTCCGAAAATTACGGTGATAACCAGAAAAGCCTATGGAGGAGCCTACGATGTTATGAATTCTAAACATATTGGCGCCGATGTTAATTTAGCATGGCCTAGTGCGGAGATAGCGGTCATGGGTGCAAAAGGAGCAGCAGAAATTATATTCAAAAATGAGATTAATGCTTCAAATGATAAAGAGGCTACATGGAAAGAAAAAGAAAATGAGTATACAGAAACCTTTGCCAATCCATATAAAGCTGCGGCTAGAGGGTTTATTGATGAAGTTATATTTCCTAGAGAAACTCGATTGAAAGTCATAAAAGCATTTACCATGTTAGAAAATAAAGTAGTTAATCTACCTAAGAAAAAGCATGATAATATTCCTCTTTAG
- a CDS encoding class I SAM-dependent methyltransferase, producing MYEFHTNTQWYYEMQTLNAEKSVIPFIEEVFPVKEGMKVLEVGCAEGGVLKAFIKRGCYGVGVELDAARLEKAKELNAEYIQNNQAQFIAKNIYDSSFQSEFNEHFDLIILKDVIEHIHDQEKVMPVLKQYLKKGGCIFFGFPPFNMPFGGHQQISTNKIFATLPYSHVLPWPLFKLLLKILKVPSPEAYIEIKETGISTARFERIVKDTNLSIMNERHYLFNPIYEYKFGLKPRIQFSFIKAIPHIRDFLTTCVFYLVRK from the coding sequence ATGTACGAATTTCATACAAACACACAATGGTATTACGAAATGCAGACACTAAATGCGGAGAAGTCAGTTATTCCATTTATTGAAGAAGTATTTCCAGTTAAGGAAGGAATGAAGGTTTTAGAGGTGGGTTGTGCTGAAGGAGGTGTATTAAAGGCATTTATAAAGCGAGGTTGCTATGGAGTAGGTGTGGAGTTAGATGCTGCGAGATTAGAGAAGGCAAAAGAGTTGAATGCGGAATACATTCAAAATAATCAGGCACAGTTTATAGCCAAGAATATTTATGATTCAAGTTTTCAATCTGAATTTAATGAACATTTCGATTTAATTATTCTAAAAGATGTCATAGAACATATACATGATCAGGAAAAGGTGATGCCTGTTTTAAAGCAGTATTTGAAAAAAGGAGGTTGTATTTTCTTTGGTTTCCCACCATTCAATATGCCTTTTGGAGGTCATCAGCAGATTTCTACGAACAAAATCTTCGCCACGCTACCTTATTCTCATGTTCTTCCTTGGCCATTGTTTAAATTGCTTCTAAAAATATTAAAAGTGCCTTCTCCGGAGGCCTACATTGAAATAAAAGAAACAGGAATATCTACGGCTAGGTTTGAGCGAATAGTGAAAGATACGAATTTAAGCATCATGAATGAAAGGCATTATTTATTCAATCCCATCTATGAGTATAAATTCGGACTCAAACCTCGAATTCAATTTTCATTTATTAAAGCGATTCCTCATATACGCGATTTTCTAACTACTTGTGTTTTTTATTTGGTAAGGAAATGA
- a CDS encoding c-type cytochrome gives MIRISFLFFVASLLFSLSSKTRVETKADLGKKLFFDTRLSKNNKISCASCHKPEFAFADTSAVSLGVYGRAGKRNSPSVMNMNSREVFFYDGRAKTLEEQATFPIQDHNEMDILLDNAFERIINDKIYQGLFRKVYKENPSRVNILNAIAEFERTLETTSPFDKYMGGDENAISASAKRGHQLFLDQKNKCFECHFSPDFTGDEFRNIGLFDGKRYNDSGRFQITNDPSDLGKFKVPGLRNVAVTGPYMHDGSMKTLNEVIQYYNDIYSIVSNPINEDSLVKQKLNLTETDMLDIENFLISLTDPQFNHLLHGKNSHHRRGKSLSTSKKKVR, from the coding sequence ATGATACGTATTTCTTTTTTGTTTTTTGTAGCAAGTCTTCTGTTTTCATTGAGTTCGAAAACAAGAGTTGAAACTAAAGCAGACTTGGGTAAAAAGTTATTTTTTGATACGCGTCTTTCGAAGAATAATAAAATTAGCTGTGCTAGCTGTCATAAGCCTGAATTTGCTTTTGCAGATACTTCTGCTGTTAGTCTTGGAGTCTATGGTCGTGCAGGTAAGCGCAATAGTCCTAGTGTGATGAATATGAATTCAAGGGAAGTGTTTTTTTATGATGGTCGAGCCAAAACACTTGAAGAGCAAGCTACATTTCCTATCCAAGATCATAATGAAATGGATATTCTTTTGGATAATGCTTTTGAGAGAATTATAAACGATAAAATTTATCAAGGCTTATTCAGAAAAGTATATAAAGAGAATCCAAGTCGAGTGAATATACTCAATGCAATAGCAGAGTTTGAGCGTACTTTAGAGACCACAAGTCCTTTTGATAAATATATGGGAGGTGATGAGAATGCAATTTCTGCCTCCGCTAAAAGAGGACATCAACTATTTCTAGACCAAAAGAATAAGTGCTTTGAGTGCCATTTTTCTCCAGATTTTACCGGAGATGAGTTTCGAAATATAGGGCTATTTGATGGTAAGAGATACAATGATAGTGGACGATTTCAAATCACAAATGACCCATCAGATTTAGGTAAATTTAAAGTGCCTGGTTTGCGAAATGTGGCGGTCACTGGACCTTATATGCATGACGGAAGTATGAAAACTCTTAACGAGGTCATTCAGTATTATAATGATATATATTCAATAGTTTCCAATCCCATTAATGAAGACAGTTTAGTTAAACAGAAGTTGAATTTAACGGAAACAGATATGCTAGATATTGAAAATTTCTTAATTTCGCTCACAGACCCACAATTTAATCATCTGCTTCATGGAAAAAATTCTCATCATAGGCGAGGAAAGTCTCTGTCAACTTCTAAGAAAAAAGTTAGATAA
- the rpsA gene encoding 30S ribosomal protein S1, translating into MQDSNNKAAYNTAHDDFDWTVSKRNVTTYDESTRKNYDEMYGNSLNTINEHEIISGKIAAITSSDVVLNVGFKSDGLVPLSEFRDIEKLEIGQEYEVYVMSKEDKKGHLVLSRKNAKLFKAWEQIKTSHANEEIVTGYIKSKTKGGLIADVYGLETFLPGSQIDVKPITDYDQYVGKTMDLKIVKINELIKNAVVSHKALIEADLEGQRAAIIGQLEKGQVLEGVVKNITDFGAFMDLGGVDGLLYITDISWGRIQHPTEILAVNDKVNVVVLDFDDDKKRISLGMKQLTKHPWDEMMEKLNVGDTIEGRVVNVEDYGAFLELTPGVEGLVHVSEISWSNQPVNSREFFKVGDTHKAKIMTIENDDRKMSLSIKHLQEDPWAGIADKFAKGTKHTGLVKNITAYGVFVELAEGIGGMVHISDLSWTKRYGHPSEFTSVGKEIDVVILEIDNEARKITLGHKQIEEDPWDTFEKVFPVGSIHEATVIKRDEKGAEVALPYGLEAFSPTRHAKKEDGSIIDIDQKYEFKVIEFDRNDKRILVSHTRVWEERKAEEKAAEHDEKKAEALKTKKAVQKLNASTDKSTLGDLDSLQALKEQMDKNEN; encoded by the coding sequence ATGCAAGACTCAAACAACAAAGCAGCGTATAACACTGCACACGACGACTTCGATTGGACGGTAAGTAAAAGAAATGTAACTACTTATGACGAGTCTACAAGAAAAAATTACGATGAAATGTATGGTAACTCATTGAATACGATCAATGAGCACGAAATCATTTCTGGAAAAATAGCCGCCATTACCTCTTCCGATGTGGTATTAAACGTAGGCTTTAAATCAGATGGACTCGTTCCATTATCTGAATTTAGAGATATTGAAAAACTGGAAATTGGTCAGGAATATGAGGTGTATGTAATGTCAAAAGAAGACAAGAAAGGTCACCTTGTTTTATCTAGAAAAAATGCAAAATTATTCAAAGCGTGGGAGCAGATTAAAACTTCTCATGCAAATGAAGAAATAGTGACTGGTTACATTAAGTCTAAGACTAAAGGTGGTTTGATCGCCGATGTATACGGCTTAGAAACCTTCCTTCCTGGTTCACAAATCGATGTGAAGCCTATCACAGATTACGATCAGTATGTAGGTAAGACTATGGATCTTAAGATTGTAAAAATCAATGAGTTGATTAAAAATGCAGTCGTATCTCACAAAGCACTTATTGAAGCTGACCTTGAAGGTCAGAGAGCAGCTATCATCGGTCAATTAGAGAAAGGTCAAGTACTAGAAGGTGTGGTGAAGAATATCACAGACTTCGGAGCATTTATGGACTTAGGAGGTGTAGATGGTCTTCTTTATATTACAGATATATCTTGGGGTAGAATACAGCATCCAACCGAAATTTTAGCTGTTAATGATAAGGTAAACGTAGTCGTACTTGACTTTGATGATGATAAGAAGAGAATTTCTCTGGGTATGAAGCAGTTGACCAAGCATCCATGGGATGAAATGATGGAGAAATTGAATGTAGGTGATACTATTGAGGGTAGAGTAGTGAATGTAGAAGACTATGGTGCATTTTTAGAATTGACACCAGGTGTTGAAGGATTAGTGCACGTTTCAGAGATTTCTTGGTCTAATCAACCTGTAAATAGTCGTGAATTCTTCAAAGTAGGCGATACGCATAAAGCTAAAATCATGACTATAGAAAATGATGACAGAAAAATGTCTCTTTCTATCAAACATCTTCAAGAAGATCCATGGGCTGGCATTGCGGATAAATTTGCTAAAGGTACCAAGCATACTGGTCTTGTGAAAAATATTACGGCTTATGGGGTATTCGTAGAATTAGCAGAAGGTATTGGAGGAATGGTTCATATCTCTGACCTAAGCTGGACTAAGCGTTATGGTCATCCAAGTGAGTTCACTTCTGTAGGTAAAGAAATTGATGTAGTTATACTAGAGATAGATAATGAGGCTCGTAAAATTACCTTGGGACATAAGCAGATTGAAGAAGATCCATGGGATACATTTGAGAAAGTATTCCCTGTTGGCAGTATTCATGAAGCTACTGTCATCAAGCGCGATGAAAAAGGTGCTGAAGTAGCCCTTCCTTATGGCTTAGAAGCGTTTTCTCCTACCAGACATGCTAAGAAAGAAGATGGTTCTATTATAGATATCGATCAGAAATATGAATTTAAGGTTATTGAATTCGATAGAAATGATAAGCGAATCTTAGTGTCTCATACACGAGTGTGGGAAGAGCGAAAGGCAGAAGAAAAGGCTGCAGAGCATGATGAGAAAAAAGCTGAGGCTCTTAAAACTAAAAAAGCCGTGCAAAAACTGAATGCTTCTACTGATAAGTCTACATTAGGTGACTTAGATTCATTGCAAGCACTTAAAGAACAGATGGATAAGAACGAAAATTAA
- a CDS encoding HlyC/CorC family transporter: protein MDPEPLSYSNIFLTLFLVFLNGFFVAAEFAIVKVRSSQLETLEKGFVSKLSRHIVQHLDGYLAATQLGITLASLALGWVGEKTMEHFIHSVLSSLSFIDPIQAKTLSDKFALPIGFFIITMLHIVFGELIPKSIAIRSPLKTTLFISAPLKVFRTLFLPLISFMNGLANLFLKAMGMRMHEELVHSEEELKLIISESAEGGAIEDSERELIQNVFDFDDRLVKQIFVHNSKVVGIPVEISIEEASRIVLEQGYSRYPVFNASLDNIIGMVHSKDILKNLIEKQSKKVSEIKRDVLFINENKRVMDVLRSFQKNKTEFGIVVDEFGATIGIITMEDILEELVGDIQDEHDEEINIVERLDANTYRVYSLNSIDDINEQLPYEIPKDETYETLSGYIASLSPELPEKGEIFEDEHYHYKILTMSRKSPELVEVKLKG from the coding sequence ATGGACCCCGAACCCCTGAGTTACTCCAATATTTTTCTCACTCTTTTTTTAGTATTTCTCAATGGATTTTTTGTAGCAGCAGAGTTTGCTATTGTTAAGGTTCGTAGCTCTCAATTAGAGACTTTAGAAAAAGGTTTTGTTTCCAAACTATCTAGGCACATTGTGCAGCATTTAGACGGCTATCTCGCTGCTACTCAGCTAGGTATTACCTTGGCTTCGCTGGCTTTAGGTTGGGTAGGCGAAAAAACAATGGAGCATTTCATTCATAGTGTTTTGTCAAGTTTGAGTTTTATTGATCCTATTCAAGCAAAAACTCTTTCTGATAAATTCGCCCTACCGATAGGTTTCTTCATTATCACTATGTTGCATATTGTTTTTGGAGAATTGATTCCTAAATCTATTGCCATAAGAAGTCCTTTAAAAACTACACTATTTATTTCAGCTCCTCTAAAAGTTTTCAGAACACTTTTCCTACCATTAATTTCCTTTATGAATGGTCTCGCTAACCTTTTTCTAAAAGCTATGGGAATGCGTATGCATGAAGAATTGGTTCACAGCGAGGAAGAATTGAAATTAATTATTTCTGAAAGTGCTGAAGGTGGAGCTATAGAGGACAGTGAACGAGAGCTGATTCAAAATGTTTTTGATTTCGATGACAGATTGGTTAAACAAATCTTTGTACATAACTCAAAAGTAGTGGGAATTCCTGTCGAAATTTCTATCGAAGAAGCTTCTCGTATAGTCTTGGAGCAGGGTTATTCGAGATATCCTGTTTTCAATGCTTCCTTAGATAATATAATAGGCATGGTGCACTCAAAGGATATTTTGAAAAATTTAATTGAAAAGCAGTCGAAGAAGGTGAGTGAAATCAAACGAGATGTATTGTTTATCAATGAAAATAAGCGTGTTATGGATGTGCTCCGCTCTTTTCAGAAGAATAAGACAGAATTCGGAATCGTCGTAGACGAATTTGGCGCTACCATAGGGATTATAACCATGGAGGATATTTTGGAAGAGTTAGTGGGAGATATTCAAGACGAACATGATGAAGAAATTAATATAGTAGAAAGGTTAGATGCAAATACTTATCGTGTGTATTCGCTCAATAGTATCGATGATATTAATGAGCAACTGCCATATGAAATCCCAAAGGATGAAACTTATGAGACATTATCTGGTTACATTGCTTCCTTAAGCCCTGAACTTCCTGAAAAAGGAGAGATTTTTGAAGATGAGCACTATCATTACAAGATATTAACAATGAGCCGCAAAAGTCCTGAATTAGTAGAGGTGAAGCTCAAGGGATAA
- a CDS encoding NAD-dependent epimerase/dehydratase family protein: MSKELHAIVVGANGLVGAELTKLLLEDNLYSKVTLVVRRYLDFEHEKLETKIVDFRDIHKDWNVFVCDHLYYCLGTTKSKTSKSEEYQKVEFDYCINIAKIAHHNKVNKFLYISSSGASPNSWFTYLSLKGRTENALIKVGFESLHIFRPYVLIGPRSDFRFWESIVQFVLRMFNFLMVGFLKNIKGMPANQLARAMIHNAKLSSKGVFIHSNKSIHDFFPKK; this comes from the coding sequence ATGTCAAAGGAATTACATGCAATAGTGGTAGGAGCTAATGGATTGGTAGGAGCGGAACTTACTAAGCTTCTACTTGAAGACAATTTATACAGTAAGGTGACTCTTGTTGTCAGAAGATATTTGGATTTCGAACATGAGAAGTTAGAGACAAAAATCGTAGATTTTCGGGATATACATAAAGATTGGAATGTTTTTGTTTGTGATCACCTATACTATTGTCTGGGAACTACGAAATCAAAAACATCGAAATCTGAAGAATACCAAAAAGTTGAATTTGATTATTGCATTAATATCGCGAAAATTGCTCACCACAATAAGGTAAATAAATTCCTTTATATAAGCTCATCTGGTGCTAGTCCTAATTCTTGGTTTACATATTTATCTTTAAAAGGAAGAACGGAGAATGCCCTCATTAAAGTAGGTTTTGAATCGTTACATATATTTAGACCCTATGTGTTGATAGGTCCTCGCTCTGATTTTCGATTTTGGGAGTCCATCGTACAGTTTGTATTGAGGATGTTTAATTTTTTGATGGTCGGGTTCTTGAAAAATATAAAAGGAATGCCAGCAAACCAGTTAGCTAGGGCTATGATACACAACGCTAAACTTAGCTCTAAAGGAGTTTTTATTCATTCAAATAAAAGTATTCATGACTTTTTTCCTAAGAAATAG
- a CDS encoding CapA family protein produces the protein MTFFLRNSIAFILFFLAQNVSAQFEKMSVRNTSIEYEKDLIADTTAHYLKIMLCGDLIHKSQLLKKYAHTKTGQYNYRSWFRQVKPLFFYPDYVVGSLRSFFPNRANITTFPNSAPDEFLAELEYTGFNVLMMSNADALTDREHLNQMTLKKLNYTDIFRVGSYKDTLDKKSNFPLVLEKKDMRIAFLNYSCDSVLLDLPSHQVSFFHLDSIQRDVKKSKDTMLAEYVIAYIDWAGQDSLKLGKVVELLNMGIDIVIGTGGGEAFTSADLLTYSDGSLKLHVDNIGYFNAESNERERDKSAVVEIVLRKDKATKRVTTHDMGFIPIWTLIDHERYAVLPISNIEEKHIEDVNLNIVQYSTMKVALTDLRYAFFDKIPELHYDFNDRIVENVEQTAFIRKTLMREQDKINEVVKEKAVDEYVKLFGSKPPPHGSLDIPYEDIWDMYPKKPRKKQSENVRDTIELYGVKDELSPRGIVNIKANHKHYQRERVRVLTAREKFVIDSIRQYNERFIVVDSIAELKKMLKKKKQDSLRRRDSMFQASLNPNYKSTYNPQPEIVKAPEYKPIPKSGVYTQAEATREGNLPVRNIEEYFLVQIFTLSSKKPIDLDKYPYLTGYEIRYEDGFYRYYIGRTNSKLLAIELLKSIKAKGHPDAILVKYTDGVRTTVKTNY, from the coding sequence ATGACTTTTTTCCTAAGAAATAGTATTGCTTTTATACTTTTTTTCTTAGCACAAAATGTATCTGCGCAGTTTGAAAAAATGTCTGTACGCAATACTTCTATTGAGTATGAAAAAGATCTCATCGCCGACACTACTGCTCATTATTTGAAAATAATGTTGTGCGGAGACTTGATTCATAAAAGTCAGCTGCTAAAAAAATATGCCCATACAAAGACTGGTCAGTACAATTATCGAAGCTGGTTCAGACAGGTAAAACCTTTGTTCTTTTATCCAGATTATGTTGTAGGTAGTCTGCGTTCTTTTTTTCCCAATAGAGCCAATATTACTACGTTCCCAAATAGTGCCCCTGATGAGTTTTTGGCAGAATTAGAATACACCGGATTCAATGTTTTGATGATGTCAAATGCCGATGCATTAACGGATAGGGAGCACCTGAATCAAATGACTTTAAAAAAGCTAAATTATACGGATATCTTTAGAGTAGGTTCTTATAAAGATACTCTCGATAAGAAATCTAATTTTCCTTTAGTTTTAGAGAAAAAGGATATGAGAATTGCGTTTCTCAATTATTCTTGCGATTCTGTACTCTTAGACCTGCCTTCTCATCAGGTCAGTTTTTTCCATTTGGATTCTATACAAAGAGACGTAAAGAAGTCCAAGGATACCATGTTAGCTGAATATGTTATAGCATATATTGATTGGGCTGGGCAAGACTCTTTGAAGCTAGGTAAAGTTGTCGAGCTACTCAATATGGGTATAGATATAGTAATAGGAACTGGAGGTGGTGAAGCTTTCACAAGTGCAGATTTACTGACTTATTCTGATGGTTCATTAAAGTTACATGTAGATAATATAGGTTATTTTAATGCAGAATCTAATGAAAGAGAACGCGATAAATCCGCAGTGGTAGAGATTGTATTGCGGAAAGATAAGGCTACGAAAAGGGTTACGACACATGATATGGGTTTCATTCCCATTTGGACTCTCATAGATCATGAGCGGTATGCGGTATTGCCTATTTCAAACATAGAGGAAAAGCATATAGAAGATGTAAATTTAAATATAGTTCAATATTCTACAATGAAAGTGGCTTTAACTGATTTGAGATATGCGTTTTTTGATAAAATACCAGAACTTCATTATGACTTTAACGATCGAATAGTAGAGAATGTGGAGCAAACTGCATTTATCAGAAAGACGCTCATGCGCGAACAAGATAAAATCAATGAAGTAGTTAAGGAAAAGGCTGTAGATGAATATGTCAAACTCTTTGGTTCTAAACCTCCACCGCATGGTTCGCTAGATATTCCATACGAGGATATTTGGGATATGTATCCAAAGAAGCCAAGGAAAAAACAAAGTGAAAATGTAAGGGATACCATTGAATTGTACGGTGTTAAAGATGAGTTATCTCCTAGAGGTATAGTCAATATCAAAGCCAATCATAAGCACTATCAGCGAGAAAGAGTCAGAGTGCTTACTGCTAGAGAAAAATTTGTTATAGATTCTATCCGTCAATACAATGAGCGATTTATTGTAGTAGATAGTATTGCAGAACTTAAAAAAATGCTTAAGAAAAAGAAACAAGATAGTCTACGAAGACGAGATAGTATGTTTCAGGCGAGTCTAAATCCAAATTATAAATCTACCTATAATCCCCAACCAGAAATAGTAAAGGCACCAGAATATAAGCCTATTCCTAAATCTGGAGTTTATACCCAAGCAGAAGCTACTCGTGAAGGAAATTTACCGGTTCGTAATATTGAAGAATATTTTCTGGTGCAAATATTTACCCTTTCTAGCAAGAAACCAATAGACCTAGATAAGTACCCGTATCTTACAGGATATGAGATTAGGTATGAGGATGGTTTTTATAGGTATTACATAGGTCGCACCAATTCTAAACTCTTGGCCATCGAGTTATTAAAAAGTATCAAAGCAAAAGGTCATCCAGATGCTATTTTAGTTAAATATACTGATGGGGTCCGGACTACGGTAAAAACCAATTATTAG